Part of the Flagellimonas eckloniae genome, CTACAATTCCAGCGGCGGCCAAAGATTCCAGCCCATCAACGGGGATATTCCCAACAATAGCGGTATCCGTAATGGAAAGGATGGGTTCCGCAATACCAGAAATGGTAGCGGGAACGGCCAGTTGGTTAATGCTCTTAAAGTTGACTTCTGTTCTCAAAGTCAGTGCAAGTTACAGCACTAATTCGTAACAATGAAAAGGATGCGCACTTTGTTTTGGAAAGAAAATATCCCCTAGCTTTTGGTATCCCCTTTGTTCGTAGAAGCGTTGGTTCCTTTTGTTCTGTGAAAAGGTATCCAAGCGTACGGATGTAAAACCATTTTTACGGGAATAGTCCTCTGCAAAATCCATCATTTCTTGAGCAAACCCCTTACCTTGATGATTCGGATGAATACAGACACGATGAATATAAGTGTTGTTTCCGTTGGGAGTTACCCATTTAATGGGAATATATTCATCATCCATATAGGTCGAGATTACAATGGCCCCAATTATTTTTCCATTGAGCTCCTTTGCATAGAGTTCATTGCGTTTCACATCATTTACAAAAGCCTCCTTTTTTGGATAATGTTCGTTCCATTGAAAAATTCCATTTTCCTGCATTTTG contains:
- a CDS encoding GNAT family N-acetyltransferase, translating into MIRHAKISEIADILTITRACAIKMQENGIFQWNEHYPKKEAFVNDVKRNELYAKELNGKIIGAIVISTYMDDEYIPIKWVTPNGNNTYIHRVCIHPNHQGKGFAQEMMDFAEDYSRKNGFTSVRLDTFSQNKRNQRFYEQRGYQKLGDIFFPKQSAHPFHCYELVL